In Kitasatospora gansuensis, a genomic segment contains:
- a CDS encoding ABC transporter permease encodes MSPTTEVSAHVTTAVPAPARPRFSLARYRDLSLVPVLLVLGVIGFIVSPAFLTSDNLLGVGQQATELSLLVLAEALILIAARMDLSLESTIGVAPVIAVWLVLPDHGARFNGLGLFPGWSAIPLCLLVGALIGAVNGFLILKLRLNGFIVTLGALTLLRGLQVAISEGQSIVNLPSSFTYLGRTSWLGVPAAIWICALLFLIAGSALAWLRHGRALYAIGGNAEAARAAGIRVDRITWIVLILGSLLAAFAGILYTGHYGSISADQGNGWIFQVFAATVIGGVSLNGGRGTLFGALTGVLTLQLVVNVMTLAGVPPLWNQFLNGAIIIVALIISRFASGEKQE; translated from the coding sequence ATGTCTCCCACCACTGAGGTCAGCGCACACGTGACCACCGCCGTCCCCGCGCCCGCCCGCCCCCGCTTCAGCCTGGCGCGCTACCGCGACCTCTCCCTCGTCCCGGTCCTGCTGGTGCTGGGCGTGATCGGCTTCATCGTCTCGCCCGCCTTCCTCACCTCCGACAACCTGCTCGGCGTCGGCCAGCAGGCCACCGAGCTGAGCCTGCTGGTCCTGGCCGAGGCGCTGATCCTGATCGCCGCCCGGATGGACCTCTCACTGGAGTCCACCATCGGCGTGGCCCCGGTCATCGCGGTCTGGCTGGTGCTGCCCGACCACGGCGCACGCTTCAACGGCCTTGGCCTCTTTCCCGGTTGGTCCGCCATCCCGCTCTGTCTGCTGGTCGGCGCGCTGATCGGGGCGGTCAACGGCTTCCTCATCCTCAAGCTGCGCCTGAACGGATTCATCGTCACCCTCGGCGCACTCACCCTGCTGCGCGGCCTCCAGGTCGCCATCTCCGAGGGCCAGTCGATCGTCAACCTGCCGAGCTCCTTCACGTACCTCGGCCGCACCAGCTGGCTCGGCGTCCCCGCCGCGATCTGGATCTGTGCCCTGCTCTTCCTGATCGCCGGCTCCGCGCTCGCCTGGCTCCGGCACGGCCGCGCCCTCTACGCGATCGGCGGCAACGCCGAGGCCGCCCGCGCCGCCGGCATCCGGGTCGACCGGATCACCTGGATCGTCCTCATCCTGGGCAGCCTGCTCGCCGCCTTCGCCGGCATCCTCTACACCGGCCACTACGGCTCCATCTCCGCCGACCAGGGCAACGGCTGGATCTTCCAGGTCTTCGCCGCCACCGTCATCGGCGGCGTCAGCCTCAACGGCGGCCGCGGCACCCTCTTCGGCGCCCTCACCGGCGTGCTGACCCTCCAACTGGTCGTCAACGTCATGACCTTGGCGGGCGTGCCCCCGCTCTGGAACCAGTTCCTCAACGGCGCGATCATCATCGTCGCGCTGATCATCTCCCGCTTCGCATCCGGCGAGAAGCAGGAGTAA
- a CDS encoding sugar ABC transporter ATP-binding protein, with product MADPSPARGPVVEADGISKRFGATVALSDARISVAPGESHALVGRNGAGKSTLVSILTGLQNPDTGTLRFNGEPAPAPGDTDAWRSRVACVYQRSTIIPALTVAENLFLDRQSTRALRPISWKQLRRRAGELLAEYGVDVDPTARAGELTVEQRQFVEIARALSFGARFIILDEPTAKLDAHGIEKLFDKLRSLQQQGVAFLFISHHLQEVYDLCTTVTVYRDARHIVTAPVAELGQQALVEAMTGESTRNGEPAWSVTDRQDLDSTPLLEVAGLSLTGSYQDFALTARPGEVVGLAGAAASGNVQLGETLAGLHRPQSGTVTVAGRPVRTGRVPAALAAGIGFVPEDRHIQGLIPQRSVAENATLTVGDQLGPFGTVLPSRTRAFAERMIADLDIKTPGPSTPVSALSGGNQQKVVIARALATEPHVLVAIRPTNGVDIKSKESLLGTVRQVADAGKTALIVSDELDDLRVCDRVLAMFHGRVVAEFAPGWSDEELVSAMEGMTGPTDTKESHVSHH from the coding sequence ATGGCGGACCCCAGCCCCGCCCGGGGCCCCGTCGTCGAGGCCGACGGGATCAGCAAGCGCTTCGGCGCCACCGTCGCACTCAGCGACGCCCGCATCTCGGTCGCGCCCGGCGAGTCGCACGCACTGGTCGGCCGCAACGGCGCCGGCAAGTCCACCCTCGTCTCGATCCTCACCGGGCTGCAGAACCCCGACACCGGCACGCTGCGCTTCAACGGCGAGCCGGCTCCCGCGCCCGGCGACACCGACGCCTGGCGGTCCCGGGTGGCCTGCGTCTACCAGCGCTCCACCATCATCCCCGCGCTCACCGTCGCCGAGAATCTCTTCCTCGACCGGCAGAGCACCCGCGCGCTGCGCCCGATCAGCTGGAAGCAGCTGCGCCGGCGGGCCGGCGAACTGCTCGCCGAGTACGGCGTGGACGTCGACCCGACCGCGCGCGCCGGTGAACTCACCGTCGAACAGCGCCAGTTCGTCGAGATCGCCCGCGCACTCTCGTTCGGCGCCCGGTTCATCATCCTGGACGAGCCCACCGCCAAACTCGACGCCCACGGCATCGAGAAGCTCTTCGACAAGCTGCGCTCGCTCCAACAGCAGGGCGTCGCCTTTCTGTTCATCTCGCACCACCTCCAGGAGGTCTACGACCTCTGCACCACCGTCACGGTCTACCGGGACGCCCGGCACATCGTCACCGCCCCGGTCGCCGAACTCGGCCAACAGGCCCTGGTGGAGGCGATGACCGGCGAGAGCACCCGGAACGGCGAACCCGCCTGGTCGGTGACGGACCGTCAAGACCTGGACAGCACACCCTTGTTGGAGGTCGCGGGGCTCAGCCTGACCGGCTCCTACCAGGACTTCGCCCTGACCGCCCGTCCCGGCGAGGTGGTCGGCCTGGCCGGCGCGGCCGCCAGCGGGAACGTCCAGCTCGGCGAGACCCTCGCCGGGCTGCACCGCCCCCAATCCGGGACGGTCACCGTCGCGGGCCGGCCGGTACGTACCGGCAGGGTCCCCGCCGCCCTCGCGGCGGGCATCGGCTTCGTCCCCGAGGACCGGCACATCCAGGGCCTCATCCCGCAGCGCAGCGTCGCCGAGAACGCCACCCTGACGGTCGGTGACCAGCTCGGCCCGTTCGGCACGGTGCTGCCCTCCCGGACCCGGGCCTTCGCCGAGCGGATGATCGCCGACCTCGACATCAAGACGCCCGGGCCCTCGACCCCGGTCTCCGCGCTGTCCGGCGGCAACCAGCAGAAGGTGGTCATCGCCCGGGCGCTGGCCACCGAGCCGCACGTACTGGTGGCGATCCGCCCCACCAACGGCGTCGACATCAAGTCCAAGGAATCCCTGCTCGGCACTGTCCGCCAGGTCGCCGACGCCGGAAAGACCGCCCTGATCGTCTCCGACGAACTCGACGACCTGCGGGTCTGCGACCGCGTCCTGGCCATGTTCCACGGCCGCGTGGTCGCCGAGTTCGCACCCGGCTGGAGCGACGAAGAACTGGTCTCAGCCATGGAGGGCATGACCGGCCCGACCGACACGAAGGAAAGCCATGTCTCCCACCACTGA
- the soxR gene encoding redox-sensitive transcriptional activator SoxR produces the protein MTSYRSGDDTRATPDDWLAIGEVSARTGAAVSALRFYEELGLIASERDERNQRRYPRHMLRRVALISVAKRIGIPLQDLGEAFADVPLDRPPSHQEWQRASRGWKLRLEERRQTIERLEAELTGCIGCGCLSMKACALLNPGDTLAEDGVGPRRL, from the coding sequence ATGACGAGCTACCGCTCCGGCGACGACACCCGGGCCACCCCGGACGACTGGCTGGCGATCGGCGAGGTGAGCGCGCGGACCGGGGCGGCCGTCTCCGCGCTGCGGTTCTACGAGGAGCTCGGCCTGATCGCCTCCGAGCGCGACGAGCGCAACCAACGCCGGTACCCGCGGCACATGTTGCGCCGGGTCGCGCTGATCTCGGTGGCGAAACGGATCGGCATCCCGTTGCAGGACCTCGGGGAGGCGTTCGCCGACGTGCCGCTCGACCGGCCGCCGAGTCACCAGGAGTGGCAGCGCGCCTCGCGAGGCTGGAAGCTTCGACTGGAGGAGCGCCGGCAGACCATCGAGCGGCTCGAGGCCGAACTGACCGGGTGCATCGGCTGCGGGTGTCTCTCGATGAAGGCCTGCGCCCTGCTGAACCCCGGTGACACCCTCGCCGAGGACGGTGTCGGGCCCCGACGCCTCTGA
- a CDS encoding DUF4240 domain-containing protein, which yields MNDSTTPLNSGADPGLPVMTWGRFWQLVEVLGGEAGTETCQGFEEACARLTETLSREPVGQIIGFGERLAEALYRLDQADFGTQPVLGMAGPDGSPFPQSDDGFLCSRAAVVAAGRQVYESIFGHPERFAPFTARHCEELLYVHEEAFEQVTGAEWDRLTRYDYESCSNKDGWPELGG from the coding sequence GTGAACGATTCGACGACACCTCTGAACAGTGGCGCTGACCCCGGCCTGCCGGTGATGACGTGGGGGCGGTTCTGGCAGCTCGTCGAGGTTCTCGGCGGCGAGGCCGGCACTGAGACGTGTCAGGGTTTCGAAGAGGCCTGCGCGCGCCTGACGGAGACGCTTTCGCGCGAGCCGGTGGGCCAGATCATCGGCTTTGGTGAGCGTCTCGCGGAAGCTCTCTACCGGTTGGACCAAGCGGACTTCGGCACACAGCCCGTCCTCGGGATGGCAGGGCCCGACGGTTCGCCGTTCCCGCAGTCGGACGACGGCTTCCTCTGCTCCCGGGCTGCCGTTGTGGCCGCCGGCCGCCAGGTATACGAGAGCATCTTCGGCCATCCGGAACGGTTCGCACCGTTCACCGCACGACACTGCGAGGAGCTGCTCTACGTCCACGAGGAGGCATTCGAGCAGGTGACCGGGGCGGAGTGGGATCGCCTCACCCGCTACGACTACGAGTCCTGCTCGAACAAGGACGGCTGGCCCGAGCTCGGTGGCTGA
- a CDS encoding DIP1984 family protein → MKLAEALAQRAAAVRRVEQLRTRVVGSARYQEGEEPAENAAEVLAQAGEVLDELERLIRQINRTNSTAIIEGGGTLTDALARRDVLRLRHSVITSAADAASGRDQRGAVRQMRSELRILSALPVAELRAQADVMAKEIREVDTLIQRTNWEIDLIED, encoded by the coding sequence GTGAAACTGGCTGAAGCGCTCGCGCAGCGCGCGGCTGCGGTGCGGCGGGTGGAGCAGTTGCGGACGCGCGTCGTCGGCAGTGCCCGCTACCAGGAGGGTGAGGAACCGGCCGAGAACGCGGCGGAGGTCCTGGCCCAGGCCGGCGAGGTGCTGGACGAGCTGGAGCGGCTGATCCGTCAGATCAACCGGACCAACTCCACCGCGATCATCGAGGGCGGCGGCACCCTGACCGACGCCCTCGCCCGCCGGGACGTCCTGCGGCTGCGCCACTCGGTGATCACCTCGGCCGCCGACGCCGCCTCCGGACGTGACCAGCGGGGAGCCGTACGGCAGATGCGGTCCGAGCTGAGGATCCTCTCCGCCCTGCCGGTCGCCGAACTCCGGGCCCAGGCGGACGTCATGGCCAAGGAGATCCGCGAGGTGGACACCCTGATCCAGCGCACCAACTGGGAGATCGACCTGATCGAGGACTGA
- the fdxA gene encoding ferredoxin, with translation MTYVIALPCVDVKDKACLDECPLDCIYEGERMLYIQPDECIDCGACEPVCPVEAIYFEDDTPPEWQHFTAVNAEFFDELGAPGGSAKLGPIGRDHPVVAALPE, from the coding sequence ATGACCTATGTGATCGCTTTGCCCTGCGTGGACGTCAAGGACAAGGCATGCCTGGACGAGTGCCCCCTCGACTGCATCTACGAGGGCGAGCGCATGCTCTACATACAGCCCGACGAGTGCATCGACTGCGGCGCCTGCGAGCCGGTGTGCCCCGTCGAAGCGATCTACTTCGAGGACGACACCCCGCCGGAGTGGCAGCACTTCACTGCCGTGAACGCCGAGTTCTTCGACGAGCTCGGCGCCCCCGGCGGCAGCGCGAAGCTCGGTCCGATCGGGCGGGACCACCCGGTCGTGGCGGCGCTGCCCGAGTGA
- a CDS encoding sugar ABC transporter substrate-binding protein, with amino-acid sequence MKARSSRIAATAAAAVLLAGFATACNRGSDAASATAGGGKPAIGIDLPRADSDFWNSYAQYIKQGATSQGLNTLPVSNSQNDVTKLVANVQVFQNTGAKAVVMAPQDTGAIASTLESLAGKKIPVVSVDTRPDKGNVYMVVRADNKAYGSKACEFLGKQLGGKGKVAEFQGALSSINGRDRSEAFASCMKDKFPGIQVIELATDWKGDVASAKLQSTLAANPDLNGIYMQAGGVFLQPTLALLQQKGLLKPAGQPGHITIVSNDGIPQEFDAIRKGDIDATISQPADLYAKYALYYANAAAEGKTFQPGATDHDSTIIQLPNGLEDQLPAPLVTKDNVDDKALWGNNVSK; translated from the coding sequence ATGAAGGCTCGCTCATCCAGAATCGCGGCCACCGCCGCCGCCGCGGTCCTCCTGGCGGGGTTCGCCACGGCCTGCAACCGCGGCAGCGACGCGGCGTCCGCCACCGCCGGTGGCGGAAAGCCGGCCATCGGCATCGATCTGCCGCGCGCCGACTCCGACTTCTGGAACTCCTACGCGCAGTACATCAAGCAGGGCGCCACCTCCCAGGGCCTGAACACCCTGCCGGTCAGCAACTCGCAGAACGACGTCACCAAGCTGGTCGCCAACGTCCAGGTGTTCCAGAACACCGGCGCCAAGGCCGTCGTGATGGCCCCGCAGGACACCGGCGCGATCGCCTCCACCCTGGAGAGCCTGGCCGGCAAGAAGATCCCGGTGGTCAGCGTCGACACCCGCCCCGACAAGGGCAACGTCTACATGGTGGTGCGCGCCGACAACAAGGCGTACGGCTCCAAGGCCTGCGAGTTCCTCGGCAAGCAGCTCGGCGGCAAGGGCAAGGTGGCCGAGTTCCAGGGCGCGCTGAGCTCCATCAACGGGCGCGACCGCTCGGAGGCGTTCGCCTCCTGTATGAAGGACAAGTTCCCCGGCATCCAGGTGATCGAGCTGGCCACCGACTGGAAGGGCGACGTCGCCTCCGCCAAGCTCCAGTCCACCCTGGCCGCCAACCCGGACCTGAACGGCATCTACATGCAGGCCGGCGGCGTCTTCCTGCAGCCGACCCTCGCCCTGCTCCAGCAGAAGGGCCTGCTCAAGCCCGCCGGGCAGCCCGGCCACATCACCATCGTCTCCAACGACGGCATCCCGCAGGAGTTCGACGCGATCCGCAAGGGCGACATCGACGCGACCATCTCCCAGCCCGCCGACCTGTACGCCAAGTACGCGCTGTACTACGCCAACGCCGCCGCCGAGGGCAAGACCTTCCAGCCCGGTGCCACCGACCACGACTCGACGATCATCCAGCTGCCCAACGGCCTGGAGGACCAGCTCCCCGCCCCGCTGGTCACCAAGGACAACGTCGACGACAAGGCCCTGTGGGGCAACAACGTCAGCAAGTAA